One Candidatus Ornithobacterium hominis genomic region harbors:
- a CDS encoding NAD kinase: MRVALFGRKTSSSDLNDFFPEFFNFLRLKKIEIQVEEKFFKALKKIKNISTEGCSTFTSHEDLWGDLDLFFTFGGDGTILNAVNFVREARVPIVGINTGRLGFLASINKSEIMENIDDILAKNFKLSQRSLLCVESEDLEEPFKIALNEISVLRKETTSMITIDTYVDDVFLNSYWADGLIIATPTGSTGYSLSCNGPIITPTTENFVITPIAPHHLNVRPLIISDKSKISLEVHSRVPEFSFSLDSRLNSMPVDKKITIRKADFPIFLVDLNNKNYLETLRKKLFWGKDSRNQPQ; the protein is encoded by the coding sequence ATGAGAGTAGCATTGTTTGGACGAAAAACCAGCTCAAGTGATTTGAATGATTTTTTCCCTGAATTTTTTAATTTTTTAAGGCTTAAAAAAATTGAAATTCAAGTGGAAGAAAAATTTTTTAAAGCTTTAAAAAAAATTAAGAACATCTCTACCGAAGGCTGTTCTACCTTTACGAGTCATGAAGATTTATGGGGTGATTTAGATTTATTTTTCACCTTTGGCGGAGATGGGACTATCTTAAATGCCGTGAATTTTGTGCGGGAGGCGAGAGTACCAATCGTGGGCATCAATACTGGGCGACTGGGTTTTTTGGCTTCTATCAATAAATCCGAAATCATGGAAAACATTGATGACATCTTGGCTAAAAATTTCAAACTAAGTCAGCGGTCACTTTTGTGCGTAGAGTCTGAAGATTTAGAGGAACCTTTTAAAATCGCTCTGAATGAAATTTCAGTCTTGAGGAAAGAGACCACTAGCATGATTACTATCGATACGTATGTGGATGATGTTTTTCTAAACTCTTACTGGGCTGATGGTTTAATTATCGCTACACCTACAGGCTCTACCGGCTATTCACTGAGTTGCAATGGACCTATCATCACACCAACGACAGAAAATTTTGTCATCACACCAATTGCACCACATCACCTAAATGTTCGTCCGCTAATTATTTCTGATAAATCAAAAATTAGCTTAGAAGTTCACAGCCGCGTCCCAGAATTTTCTTTCTCGCTAGACTCAAGATTGAATTCAATGCCTGTGGATAAAAAAATCACGATAAGAAAAGCTGATTTCCCTATTTTCTTAGTTGATTTAAACAATAAAAATTACTTGGAAACCTTACGGAAAAAACTTTTTTGGGGCAAAGATTCGAGAAATCAACCACAATAA
- a CDS encoding CBS domain-containing protein translates to MTIAHFLINDLKPIGFDTKPTEALNLMEEFRFSHFPVLNENQTWAGNISYDQLISEFNISKRITPDLLEDFYATEEDFFLACISKFGNFRANFIPVINHQNKYLGYVTLEDLMAEMAKHPFYAEPFTWLSVKNNTVKFAMSEISKILESNNAKTFGIAIQYQNEIHTSAYIKLQVEHIDSLIQTFERFGYVVEIYKKEGEHYDLLNDRFGNLLKYMEL, encoded by the coding sequence ATGACGATAGCGCATTTTTTAATCAATGATTTAAAACCCATTGGCTTCGATACTAAGCCTACGGAAGCACTGAATTTAATGGAAGAATTTCGTTTTTCGCACTTCCCCGTTTTAAACGAAAACCAAACTTGGGCAGGAAATATTTCGTACGATCAGTTGATTTCTGAATTCAATATCTCGAAACGCATTACGCCTGATTTATTGGAAGATTTCTATGCAACTGAAGAAGATTTTTTCTTAGCTTGTATCTCAAAGTTTGGGAACTTCAGGGCCAACTTTATTCCTGTCATCAATCATCAAAATAAATATTTAGGCTACGTGACTTTAGAGGATTTAATGGCAGAAATGGCAAAACACCCATTCTATGCAGAGCCTTTCACTTGGCTGAGCGTGAAAAATAATACGGTGAAGTTTGCCATGAGCGAGATAAGCAAAATTCTGGAGTCTAATAATGCTAAAACTTTTGGCATTGCGATTCAATATCAGAACGAGATCCATACCTCTGCTTACATAAAACTTCAAGTTGAGCACATTGATTCCTTGATTCAAACGTTTGAACGCTTTGGCTACGTGGTAGAAATTTATAAAAAAGAGGGTGAGCACTACGATTTGCTCAACGACAGATTTGGTAATTTACTAAAATACATGGAATTGTGA